The Streptomyces sp. NBC_01244 genome contains a region encoding:
- a CDS encoding ferredoxin reductase: MTSAALRSRAWKLLEMVTTPLLPSDYLDLISPLRAGADLRGRIEAVHPETGDAATIVIRPGRGWRGHTAGQYVRIGVDVDGVRLWRAYSVTSPTNRQDGRVTITVKAIPDGKVSNHLVRKAKPGTLIQLDQPTGDFVLPQANPAKVLYLTAGSGITPVMGMLRDVEFDDVVMVHSAPQPQDVIFRNELHDLVADKKLRLTELHTDTDGMLDIAHLAELVPDWAERETWACGPAGLLDAAEEHWTEHGVQERLHTERFRPGIVVTGDGGEVTFSATGKTVHADGATPLLDIGEEAGVLMPSGCRMGICFGCVTPLKSGAVRDLRTGEITEAEPGVLIQTCVSAAAGPCDIER; this comes from the coding sequence ATGACGAGTGCAGCCCTCCGCAGTAGGGCGTGGAAACTGCTGGAGATGGTCACGACGCCGCTGCTGCCGTCGGACTACCTCGACCTGATCAGCCCGCTCCGTGCGGGCGCCGACCTGCGTGGACGCATCGAGGCCGTGCACCCCGAGACGGGTGACGCCGCGACCATCGTGATCAGGCCGGGACGGGGCTGGCGCGGCCACACGGCCGGTCAGTACGTGCGGATCGGGGTCGACGTCGACGGGGTGCGCCTGTGGCGTGCCTACTCGGTCACCTCGCCGACAAACCGCCAGGACGGCCGCGTCACGATCACCGTGAAGGCGATCCCGGACGGCAAGGTCAGCAACCACCTGGTCCGCAAGGCGAAACCGGGCACGCTGATCCAGCTCGACCAGCCGACCGGTGACTTCGTGCTGCCGCAGGCCAACCCCGCCAAAGTGCTCTACCTGACGGCGGGCAGCGGCATCACGCCTGTGATGGGCATGCTGCGCGACGTCGAGTTCGACGACGTCGTCATGGTCCACTCCGCGCCACAGCCGCAAGACGTGATCTTCCGCAACGAGCTGCACGACCTGGTCGCGGACAAGAAGCTGCGTCTCACCGAGCTGCACACCGACACAGACGGCATGCTCGACATCGCCCATCTCGCCGAACTCGTGCCCGACTGGGCCGAGCGCGAGACCTGGGCTTGCGGACCCGCGGGCCTGCTCGACGCCGCCGAAGAGCACTGGACCGAGCACGGCGTCCAAGAGCGCCTGCACACCGAACGCTTCCGACCCGGCATCGTCGTCACCGGCGACGGCGGCGAGGTCACGTTCAGCGCCACCGGCAAGACCGTCCACGCGGACGGCGCCACGCCGTTGCTGGACATCGGCGAAGAGGCCGGCGTGCTCATGCCCTCCGGGTGCCGCATGGGCATCTGCTTCGGCTGCGTCACACCGCTCAAGTCGGGTGCTGTCCGCGACCTGCGCACCGGCGAGATCACCGAGGCCGAGCCGGGCGTCCTCATCCAGACCTGCGTGTCCGCCGCGGCGGGCCCCTGCGACATCGAACGGTAG
- a CDS encoding fatty acid desaturase family protein, producing MTAIDPTAHLTAEQIEELGRELDAIRDEVIAGRGEKDAAYIRKVISAQRKLELVSRGVLLFSIFPPAWLLGTAGLSVAKIMDNMEIGHNILHGQWDWMRDPKIHSTTWEWDHVSPSEQWKHSHNELHHTYTNVIGKDNDLGYGIMRVDEDQKWHPFHLGQPLWNFLNACFFEYGIAAYDLELGKNLHKRRRKSPEFRARAKAVGRKIRKQVLKDYVIHPLLSGPSFLPTLAATFTANLVRNIWTHSVIMCGHFPEGVQVFERRSIKGETRGQWYLRQMMGSANISGSKAMHFMTGNLSHQIEHHLFPDLPSNRYAEVAVKVRALFEKYELEYVTGPLPKQVFSAWHKVFRLSLPNKEPKVKTPDRGQEVVAA from the coding sequence TTGACCGCCATCGACCCCACCGCCCACCTGACCGCGGAGCAGATCGAGGAGCTGGGCCGCGAGCTGGACGCGATCCGCGACGAGGTGATCGCCGGCCGCGGCGAGAAGGACGCCGCCTACATCCGCAAGGTCATCTCGGCGCAGCGCAAGCTCGAGCTGGTCAGCAGGGGCGTGCTGCTGTTCTCGATCTTCCCGCCGGCGTGGCTGCTCGGCACCGCCGGGCTCTCCGTGGCGAAGATCATGGACAACATGGAGATCGGCCACAACATCCTGCACGGCCAGTGGGACTGGATGCGGGACCCGAAGATCCACTCCACCACCTGGGAGTGGGATCACGTCTCGCCGTCCGAGCAGTGGAAGCACTCGCACAACGAACTGCACCACACGTACACCAACGTGATCGGCAAGGACAACGACCTCGGCTACGGCATCATGCGCGTCGACGAGGACCAGAAATGGCACCCCTTCCACCTCGGCCAGCCGCTGTGGAACTTCCTCAACGCCTGTTTCTTCGAGTACGGCATCGCCGCGTACGACCTGGAGCTCGGCAAGAACCTGCACAAGCGCCGCCGCAAGAGCCCGGAGTTCCGCGCGCGGGCCAAGGCCGTGGGCCGCAAGATCCGCAAGCAGGTGCTCAAGGACTACGTGATCCACCCGCTGCTGTCGGGCCCGTCCTTCCTCCCCACGCTCGCCGCTACGTTCACCGCGAACCTGGTCCGCAACATCTGGACCCACTCGGTGATCATGTGCGGGCACTTCCCCGAGGGTGTGCAGGTCTTCGAGCGCCGGTCGATCAAGGGCGAGACGCGCGGCCAGTGGTACCTGCGCCAGATGATGGGCTCGGCGAACATCAGCGGCAGCAAGGCCATGCACTTCATGACCGGCAACCTGTCGCACCAGATCGAGCACCACCTGTTCCCGGACCTGCCGAGCAACCGGTACGCCGAGGTCGCGGTGAAGGTGCGCGCGCTGTTCGAAAAGTACGAGCTGGAGTACGTCACCGGCCCGCTGCCCAAGCAGGTGTTCTCCGCCTGGCACAAGGTCTTCCGGCTCTCGCTGCCGAACAAGGAGCCCAAGGTCAAAACGCCGGACCGCGGGCAGGAGGTCGTCGCCGCCTGA
- a CDS encoding helix-turn-helix domain-containing protein has translation MTLRIDISGLPSERLRFAASPLAELTAMLHVLAEPGHHPQLAGWAGDVWSGLRPELAERLREAEFLWRSSRADFLVPARPRATLAEELDGVDRIDDETYVTAALVTTCGSNRVHFAAPSPLADATARERVLDLAQARGALQEAFAERLLADPAAVRARVRDTLEQCAEAFFDAAWTGVAVRLATDLRLKNDLLKRQGIGAALASVSGAVTLAPDGDCVIVDKLQDNATAAHGTGLTFIPSVFGRPHLVAVHAPGWQPVVQYPVAEPGPSEPVSLATVTLRLDALAHPVRLRLLRTLARGPHTNGELAHAWELSPPEVSRHLAVLRRAGLLTARRQGRYVRYTLNLPDLTALGSDLLAAVLR, from the coding sequence GTGACATTGAGGATCGACATCAGCGGACTGCCGTCCGAGCGGCTGCGGTTCGCCGCCTCCCCGCTGGCCGAGCTGACCGCGATGCTGCACGTGCTGGCCGAACCCGGGCATCACCCGCAGCTCGCCGGCTGGGCTGGGGACGTCTGGTCCGGTCTGCGGCCGGAGCTGGCCGAGCGGTTGCGGGAGGCGGAGTTCCTCTGGCGGTCCTCACGGGCCGACTTCCTGGTCCCCGCCCGGCCCCGGGCAACCCTCGCCGAGGAGCTGGACGGCGTGGACCGCATCGACGACGAAACGTACGTGACCGCTGCGCTCGTCACCACGTGCGGCAGCAACCGGGTCCACTTCGCCGCGCCGTCGCCGCTCGCCGACGCGACGGCGCGCGAGCGGGTACTGGACCTGGCCCAGGCCCGCGGCGCGCTCCAAGAGGCCTTCGCGGAACGGCTGCTCGCGGACCCGGCCGCCGTACGGGCACGGGTGCGGGACACCCTCGAACAGTGCGCCGAGGCCTTCTTCGACGCAGCCTGGACGGGCGTCGCCGTGCGACTCGCAACCGACCTGCGCCTGAAGAACGACCTGCTCAAGCGCCAGGGCATCGGGGCGGCACTCGCATCGGTCTCCGGCGCGGTCACCCTGGCACCCGACGGCGACTGCGTCATCGTGGACAAGCTGCAGGACAACGCGACCGCCGCCCACGGCACCGGGCTCACCTTCATCCCCAGTGTCTTCGGCCGCCCGCACCTGGTGGCGGTCCACGCGCCCGGATGGCAGCCGGTGGTGCAGTACCCGGTGGCGGAGCCGGGTCCATCAGAGCCCGTATCTCTGGCAACGGTCACGCTGCGACTGGACGCACTCGCCCATCCGGTACGGCTGCGGCTGCTGCGCACCCTGGCCCGCGGCCCGCACACCAACGGTGAACTGGCCCACGCCTGGGAACTCTCACCCCCGGAGGTCTCCCGCCACCTCGCCGTCCTGCGCCGCGCGGGCCTGCTCACGGCCCGCCGACAGGGCCGTTACGTCCGTTACACCCTCAACCTGCCCGACCTGACGGCCCTGGGCTCCGACCTGCTGGCGGCCGTACTGCGCTGA